A genome region from Thermococcus onnurineus NA1 includes the following:
- a CDS encoding class I SAM-dependent methyltransferase, which produces MVEGISKTSKILDVGCGNGDLLFILRDIGFRNLLGVDPFIERDIVDNGVTILKRTIHELPGTQKFNLIMFHHSFEHLPDQLETLKKAKQLLADNGTILIRMPVKSDEIWKKYGVNWVQIDAPRHVIVHTVRSFEILSEKAGLKINKIIFDSTAFQFWGSELYKRGIPLEIGRRNLKKYFSYKQIKKWEKVAKELNKAQSGDQAIFYLKKR; this is translated from the coding sequence ATGGTCGAGGGAATAAGTAAAACATCAAAAATTCTAGATGTTGGATGCGGAAATGGAGATTTATTGTTTATTTTACGGGATATTGGGTTCAGGAATCTTTTGGGTGTTGATCCATTTATAGAACGTGATATAGTTGATAATGGTGTTACTATACTAAAAAGGACAATTCATGAACTCCCAGGAACCCAAAAATTTAATTTAATAATGTTTCATCATTCTTTTGAGCATCTTCCTGATCAGTTGGAGACTCTAAAAAAAGCTAAACAATTATTGGCAGATAATGGCACAATATTAATACGAATGCCAGTCAAATCTGATGAGATATGGAAAAAATATGGAGTAAACTGGGTACAAATTGATGCTCCAAGACATGTTATTGTCCATACTGTAAGAAGTTTCGAGATTTTGTCTGAAAAAGCAGGATTAAAAATCAATAAAATCATCTTTGATTCTACTGCATTTCAATTCTGGGGGAGCGAATTATATAAACGTGGCATTCCTTTAGAGATTGGAAGAAGGAATCTAAAAAAGTACTTCAGCTACAAACAAATCAAAAAATGGGAGAAAGTAGCAAAAGAGTTAAATAAAGCCCAAAGTGGCGATCAGGCTATATTTTACCTAAAAAAACGGTGA
- a CDS encoding glycosyltransferase family 2 protein: protein MRSPRISIIILNWNGWRDTIECLESLYRITYPNYDVIVVDNASQDDSIEKIKEYAEGKIEVNLKFFKYNPNNKPIKVFEVSEDEARQGKFNRPLYEKFDVDRRMILIKKQGQLWICWWEQCWNKVCFKCFGSRIRVTFKQ, encoded by the coding sequence ATGAGATCTCCAAGGATTTCAATAATCATTTTAAATTGGAACGGCTGGAGAGATACGATTGAGTGCTTGGAGTCACTTTATAGGATAACGTACCCGAATTATGATGTTATTGTCGTGGATAACGCTTCTCAAGATGATTCAATAGAGAAAATTAAAGAATATGCAGAAGGAAAGATTGAAGTAAATTTAAAATTCTTTAAGTATAATCCAAATAATAAACCGATTAAGGTTTTTGAGGTTAGTGAGGATGAAGCTAGGCAAGGAAAGTTTAATAGGCCGCTTTACGAGAAGTTTGATGTTGATAGAAGAATGATTTTAATCAAAAAACAAGGACAACTATGGATTTGCTGGTGGGAACAATGTTGGAATAAAGTTTGCTTTAAGTGTTTTGGATCCAGAATACGTGTTACTTTTAAACAATGA
- the rfbC gene encoding dTDP-4-dehydrorhamnose 3,5-epimerase, with amino-acid sequence MPFEFKRLEIPDVILIKPKVFEDERGFFMETYKKSDFEKAGIKGEFVQDNHSKSRYGVLRGLHFQRQPYAQAKIVRAVRGVIYDVAVDLRKNSPTFGRWVGVILSEHNKYQLYIPRGFAHGFLVLSDVAEVVYKVDNVYAPDYEGGIIWNDPDIGIDWPIDGPIVSEKDRKWPTLKEAIEKGWVF; translated from the coding sequence ATGCCGTTCGAATTTAAAAGGCTGGAAATCCCTGATGTTATCCTGATCAAGCCCAAAGTCTTCGAGGACGAGAGGGGCTTTTTCATGGAAACTTACAAGAAATCAGATTTTGAAAAGGCCGGAATCAAAGGGGAGTTCGTCCAGGACAACCACTCAAAATCGAGATATGGAGTGCTCAGAGGCCTGCACTTCCAGCGCCAGCCCTACGCCCAGGCCAAGATCGTGAGGGCCGTTAGGGGAGTTATTTACGATGTGGCAGTTGATTTAAGGAAAAACTCGCCGACCTTCGGCAGATGGGTCGGTGTCATACTCTCGGAGCACAACAAATATCAGCTCTACATCCCGAGGGGCTTTGCCCACGGATTCCTAGTGCTGAGCGACGTTGCCGAGGTCGTATATAAGGTGGATAACGTCTATGCACCGGATTATGAGGGCGGAATCATCTGGAACGACCCGGATATAGGCATAGACTGGCCGATTGATGGCCCCATAGTATCAGAGAAGGACAGAAAGTGGCCAACGCTGAAGGAAGCCATCGAAAAGGGATGGGTGTTCTGA
- a CDS encoding glycosyltransferase family 4 protein — translation MDTIQVVQVYHHDPCDKGKGGVVRYINNILKYMPRKGIKVTLFGVDTGKCQENELDTLKISFVPIIKSSATWWRYLIKLTFRLPFMRIPKESVIHVHRIEYVLPFIISKRKNPVVLTLHGERLATAKVKYQKAFPLIEAIYRILEYFIFKRANVIVAVSNKVKESFENVHKNISDKIIVLPVGVDMDEFKPLDKDYLRQKYDIGEETKVLLFAGVLEERKNIGLLIRAFRYVQERYPDSILLIVGDGPLRSSLEKLVEELKIKSKVWFLGEVSREQLPESYNLADVFALPSLSEGSPTVVREALACGIPVVSTDVGDVKEIITDPLLGTVVNTYTDERVFAEALIETIENIDKNNEEIKKRCRDIARKYSFENVVEKYVEIYHKLRSGEQR, via the coding sequence ATGGATACTATACAAGTGGTACAAGTATACCATCATGACCCATGTGATAAAGGAAAGGGTGGTGTTGTTAGATATATTAATAATATTTTAAAGTATATGCCAAGGAAAGGCATTAAAGTGACATTATTCGGAGTTGATACCGGTAAATGCCAAGAAAATGAATTAGATACTCTAAAGATATCATTTGTGCCGATAATTAAATCGTCCGCCACATGGTGGAGGTATTTGATCAAATTAACTTTTAGATTGCCTTTCATGAGAATACCAAAAGAAAGCGTAATCCATGTGCATCGCATAGAATATGTTTTACCATTTATAATCTCAAAACGAAAGAATCCTGTGGTACTCACACTACACGGAGAGAGATTAGCAACAGCAAAAGTGAAATATCAAAAAGCATTCCCTTTAATTGAAGCAATTTATAGAATACTAGAATATTTCATTTTCAAAAGAGCCAATGTCATTGTAGCAGTATCTAACAAAGTGAAAGAGTCCTTTGAAAATGTTCATAAAAACATATCGGATAAAATCATTGTACTCCCAGTAGGAGTGGATATGGATGAATTCAAACCACTAGATAAGGATTACCTAAGACAAAAATACGACATAGGCGAGGAAACCAAAGTTCTACTTTTTGCGGGAGTGCTAGAAGAAAGGAAAAACATTGGCTTGTTAATAAGAGCATTTAGATACGTCCAAGAGAGATATCCAGACTCTATATTACTTATCGTGGGAGACGGCCCATTGAGGTCCTCCTTAGAAAAGTTAGTTGAAGAGTTAAAAATTAAGTCGAAAGTGTGGTTTTTAGGTGAAGTTTCCCGCGAGCAGTTACCAGAGAGTTATAATCTTGCGGACGTATTCGCTCTCCCATCTTTATCTGAGGGAAGTCCTACTGTAGTAAGAGAAGCACTAGCGTGTGGTATTCCAGTAGTTTCTACTGATGTAGGGGATGTTAAGGAAATAATTACGGACCCTCTCCTAGGCACAGTCGTTAACACATATACTGACGAAAGAGTTTTTGCAGAAGCATTAATAGAGACTATTGAAAACATTGACAAAAATAACGAAGAAATAAAGAAGAGATGCCGAGATATAGCAAGAAAGTATAGTTTTGAAAATGTTGTTGAAAAATATGTTGAAATTTACCACAAACTTAGAAGTGGAGAGCAAAGGTGA
- a CDS encoding glycosyltransferase family 2 protein, producing the protein MKFALSVLDPEYVLLLNNDTVVDKRFLDELVKVAESYENVGIVCPMIYYYDKPKNIQVGGAKIFWQLGTPIALNPDKIHIQIYDSEFASGAAMFIRTSIFREVGLLSSIYGIGGWEDYDISIRTLNKGYKIKYIKLSKIWHKHFRSRKKSISYYNMVLY; encoded by the coding sequence ATAAAGTTTGCTTTAAGTGTTTTGGATCCAGAATACGTGTTACTTTTAAACAATGATACTGTAGTTGATAAGAGATTTTTAGATGAACTTGTTAAGGTCGCAGAAAGTTATGAGAACGTTGGAATAGTTTGCCCTATGATTTACTATTATGACAAGCCTAAAAATATTCAAGTGGGAGGAGCTAAGATATTTTGGCAATTAGGAACTCCAATAGCGTTAAATCCAGATAAAATACACATTCAGATATATGATAGTGAATTTGCTTCGGGTGCAGCTATGTTTATAAGAACAAGTATTTTTAGAGAAGTGGGGCTACTTTCTTCGATATATGGCATTGGGGGGTGGGAGGATTATGATATCTCTATAAGAACCCTAAATAAAGGGTATAAAATTAAGTACATCAAATTATCCAAAATTTGGCATAAACATTTTAGATCAAGAAAAAAAAGTATATCATACTACAATATGGTACTCTACTAA
- a CDS encoding flippase has translation MNTVQRIAKNMAVLFLARIVSMLFGFFYVVYTARYLGPANYGILSFALALNGIFGVITNFGLDPLTVREVARDKSLAGKYLANGIVLKLLFGTLTFLIVFVVVNLLGYPEITRKVVYIITLSTIIAGLNNLFNDIYQAFERMEFMSIGQILQSVLSLVFAITAIKLGLNVVYFAMIYLSVNLIILGYHVVVTTWKFLKPKIEVDFSFWKSVVREAWPFALTAISISLYLWIDSVMLSYMEGDRAVGLYNAAYRLALIFLFVPTIFNTAIFPLMSRLYIGSKENLTKILEKHFKYMVIVGILIGTWIICLPGEFIVIVFGKDYLGATNVLRIFGLTLIFIFFRTAFERVLEASNRQAIVTRTFVEGAVLNIFLNLILIPIYSLNGAAIATLITDIFVFVVLYLRGMKLGYRLRRSSFINVIKIVVSGIILSGFLTVFAHINLAILLSMSSLLYIGLLRLLKVIDTEDLMIAKGGL, from the coding sequence ATGAACACCGTCCAAAGAATAGCAAAGAACATGGCTGTGCTATTTCTTGCCAGAATCGTTAGTATGCTATTTGGATTTTTCTATGTGGTGTATACTGCGAGATACTTGGGACCCGCAAACTACGGTATTTTGTCTTTTGCCTTAGCCTTGAATGGTATATTTGGAGTTATCACTAATTTTGGCCTTGATCCTTTGACCGTTAGGGAGGTTGCAAGGGATAAAAGCTTAGCTGGGAAGTATTTAGCTAATGGGATTGTTTTAAAACTGCTTTTTGGAACTCTGACCTTTTTGATTGTCTTTGTAGTGGTGAATCTCCTAGGCTATCCAGAAATCACGAGAAAGGTTGTATACATAATAACCCTGTCTACTATCATTGCAGGACTAAATAATCTGTTCAATGACATCTATCAAGCGTTTGAGAGAATGGAGTTTATGTCCATCGGGCAGATTCTGCAGAGTGTGCTTTCTTTGGTTTTTGCAATAACTGCGATAAAGCTCGGCTTGAATGTGGTATATTTTGCAATGATTTATTTAAGTGTGAACTTGATTATTCTGGGATATCACGTTGTTGTAACAACATGGAAGTTTTTGAAGCCAAAAATTGAGGTTGATTTCAGCTTTTGGAAAAGCGTTGTAAGAGAGGCGTGGCCATTTGCACTTACTGCTATCTCAATATCACTTTATTTATGGATTGATTCTGTTATGCTTTCCTATATGGAGGGGGACAGAGCGGTGGGTCTGTATAATGCTGCATATAGATTAGCGTTAATTTTTTTATTTGTTCCCACCATATTCAATACAGCCATTTTTCCACTAATGTCTAGGTTATATATTGGCTCTAAAGAGAATTTAACGAAAATTCTTGAAAAGCATTTTAAATATATGGTGATCGTTGGTATTCTTATTGGAACATGGATAATATGTTTACCTGGAGAATTTATTGTGATAGTTTTTGGTAAGGACTACCTTGGTGCGACTAATGTTTTGCGAATATTTGGGTTAACCCTGATATTCATCTTTTTTAGAACTGCTTTTGAGAGAGTGCTAGAAGCGTCAAATAGACAGGCAATTGTAACTAGGACATTTGTAGAAGGCGCCGTTTTAAATATTTTTCTTAATTTAATTTTGATACCAATATACAGTCTAAACGGGGCTGCAATAGCTACTCTCATTACTGACATTTTTGTTTTCGTAGTTCTCTATTTGAGGGGTATGAAACTTGGATATAGACTTCGGAGAAGCTCTTTTATTAATGTAATAAAAATAGTAGTGTCCGGGATAATCTTATCAGGATTTCTAACTGTATTTGCTCATATAAACTTAGCTATATTGCTTAGTATGTCAAGTTTACTGTACATTGGATTATTAAGATTGTTAAAAGTTATTGATACAGAGGATTTGATGATAGCCAAAGGGGGATTGTGA
- the rfbD gene encoding dTDP-4-dehydrorhamnose reductase, with the protein MRVAIIGASGQLGTDLVKVFGEDPSFEVIPLTHRDLDVTVPETLRVLKELKPDVIINTAAYVRVDDAEIYPEKAFAVNTIGALNVARVASEIDAINVYISTDYVFDGEKGEPYTEDDVPNPINVYGASKYAGEIFTRNYSRKYYIIRVASLYGKAGASGKGGNFVNWVIEKAKRGEELRIVDDQFMSPTYTMDVARTLREFLEIGPEWGVYHMVNEGYCSWYEFTRAIFEILGWDVEVKPIKSSELNRLARRPRFSALRNEKLERIGLRMMDWEEALREYLWEKGYIQ; encoded by the coding sequence GTGAGGGTAGCAATAATCGGGGCCAGCGGCCAGCTCGGAACCGACCTGGTGAAGGTCTTTGGGGAAGACCCGTCTTTTGAGGTCATCCCACTGACCCACAGAGACCTTGACGTTACCGTTCCCGAGACCCTGAGGGTGCTGAAAGAGCTGAAGCCTGACGTCATCATCAACACAGCTGCATATGTGAGGGTTGATGACGCCGAGATTTATCCGGAGAAGGCTTTTGCGGTGAATACCATCGGCGCGCTGAACGTTGCCAGGGTTGCCAGCGAGATTGATGCCATCAACGTCTACATCAGCACGGACTACGTCTTTGACGGCGAGAAGGGAGAACCATACACTGAGGACGACGTTCCGAACCCGATAAACGTCTACGGGGCGAGCAAGTACGCCGGCGAGATTTTCACGAGGAATTATTCTAGGAAGTACTACATCATCAGGGTTGCAAGCCTTTATGGGAAGGCGGGGGCGAGCGGAAAGGGCGGAAATTTCGTCAACTGGGTCATTGAGAAGGCAAAGCGCGGGGAGGAGCTGAGGATAGTTGACGACCAGTTCATGAGTCCGACATACACGATGGACGTCGCTAGGACTCTGAGGGAGTTTCTGGAGATTGGGCCCGAGTGGGGCGTTTATCACATGGTCAACGAGGGATACTGCTCGTGGTATGAGTTCACCAGAGCGATATTTGAGATCCTGGGCTGGGACGTTGAAGTGAAGCCTATAAAATCGAGCGAGCTCAACAGGCTGGCGAGGAGGCCGAGGTTCTCAGCATTGAGGAATGAGAAGCTGGAAAGAATTGGGTTGAGGATGATGGATTGGGAAGAGGCGTTGAGGGAGTATTTGTGGGAGAAGGGATATATTCAGTAG
- a CDS encoding type II toxin-antitoxin system VapC family toxin: protein MGHLTAFVDTNVIIEHLGGNIDLLDLRERFDVLYSNSIVFSEALMVYLRALTGERPYTLKHNPDIIRNLREELLDFSRLFELFLDLEINRTVETLAVEYMIKYGLLPNDALILATCKFYDVKYLISFDSDFANACENEGISLLSDPEEITRLGDVP, encoded by the coding sequence ATGGGCCATCTGACGGCCTTCGTGGACACCAACGTAATAATTGAGCACCTGGGAGGCAATATTGACCTCCTCGACTTAAGGGAGAGGTTTGACGTCCTGTATTCTAACAGCATAGTGTTCAGTGAGGCGCTTATGGTGTACCTAAGGGCATTAACTGGCGAACGCCCGTATACACTCAAACACAACCCCGATATTATCAGGAACCTGAGGGAGGAGCTCCTGGACTTCTCAAGGCTTTTTGAACTTTTCCTTGATCTGGAAATAAACAGGACTGTTGAAACCCTTGCCGTTGAGTACATGATAAAATACGGCCTGCTGCCGAATGATGCACTCATTCTCGCAACCTGTAAGTTTTACGACGTCAAATATCTAATTTCGTTTGACAGCGATTTTGCCAATGCCTGTGAGAATGAAGGGATATCTCTTCTCAGTGATCCAGAGGAGATAACTAGGCTTGGTGATGTCCCGTGA